From Capsicum annuum cultivar UCD-10X-F1 unplaced genomic scaffold, UCD10Xv1.1 ctg4767, whole genome shotgun sequence, the proteins below share one genomic window:
- the LOC107858728 gene encoding serine carboxypeptidase-like 40: MASNFQRRHSHGVGKLYLTKLFKRDSTIDNNSHFSSTIDFLQLDKFVLSQKWLKHKDQIKRLPGQPQVKFKQYGGYVTVNESAGRALYYYFVEADQNSKSLPLLLWLNGGPGCSSLAYGAMEEIGPFRVHKDGKTLYRNHHSWNHAANILFMESPAGVGFSYSNTSSDVKSNGDRTTSIDNLIFLLNWIRRFPEYKNRDFYIAGESYAGHFVPQLAEMILHHNQLAKKTLINLKGIMIGNSVINYETDKIGMFEYHASHGLIPDEILEQIERYCNFTDKALPQPHECDNAIDIAISDTDPIDLYNIYAPLCPNDEDDLSTAYYTHNKNSVMFDPCSDDYVIAYMNRRDVQKALHANVTKIKYNWQPCSEVIESWTDSPLTIIPVLKKVMANGIRVWIFSGDTDGIIPITSTEKSIKKMKLHVETPWYPWFHNDYEVGGYTQIYRNNLTFATVRGAGHQVPSFQPARALSLAKHFLEGTQLSNSTTHKIIA; this comes from the exons ATGGCTTCGAATTTTCAAAGGAGACATAGTCATGGTGTTGGCAAACTTTACTTAACAAAGTTATTCAAAAGAGATTCAACCATAGATAATAACAGCCATTTTAGTTCAACCATTGATTTTTTACAATTGGATAAATTTGTTCTTTCTCAAAAGTGGTTGAAACATAAAGATCAAATCAAGAGATTGCCAGGTCAACCAcaagtcaaattcaaacaatatgGTGGATATGTCACAGTCAACGAATCTGCTGGTCGTGCcttgtattattattttgttgaagCGGATCAGAATTCCAAGTCATTGCCCCTTCTCTTATGGCTTAATGGAG GTCCTGGTTGTTCTTCACTTGCCTATGGAGCCATGGAGGAAATTGGACCATTTAGAGTCCATAAAGATGGAAAGACATTGTATAGGAATCACCACTCATGGAATCATG CGGCAAATATATTATTCATGGAGTCCCCTGCTGGCGTTGGATTTTCATATTCAAATACAAGTTCTGACGTCAAATCAAATGGAGATAGAACTACATCCATTGACAATTTAATATTCTTATTGAATTGGATCCGAAGGTTTCCTGAGTACAAGAACAGAGATTTTTACATTGCTGGTGAGAGCTATGCTGGACATTTTGTACCTCAATTGGCAGAAATGATTCTCCACCATAACCAGCTTGCCAAGAAGACTCTTATCAACTTAAAGGGGATAATG atTGGCAATTCAGTGATAAATTATGAGACAGATAAAATAGGGATGTTTGAGTACCATGCAAGTCATGGCTTGATACCAGATGAGATTTTAGAACAAATTGAGAGATATTGTAACTTCACAGACAAGGCTCTTCCTCAACCACATGAGTGCGATAACGCCATTGATATAGCTATTTCTGATACTGACCCCATTGATCTTTACAACATATATGCCCCTCTATGCCCTAATGACGAAGACGACCTCAGTACTGCTTATTATACGCACAACAAAAATTCAGTAA TGTTCGATCCATGCAGTGATGACTATGTAATTGCCTACATGAATCGTCGTGATGTTCAAAAGGCTCTCCATGCCAATGTCACCAAAATTAAGTATAATTGGCAGCCATGCAG TGAAGTCATAGAAAGTTGGACGGATAGCCCATTAACAATAATTCCTGTTCTCAAAAAAGTTATGGCAAATGGAATACGAGTATGGATATTCAG CGGGGACACTGATGGAATAATACCAATAACTTCGACTGaaaaatctattaaaaagatGAAGCTTCATGTTGAAACACCTTGGTATCCCTGGTTCCACAATGATTATGAG GTTGGTggatatacacaaatatatagaaataatttGACATTTGCAACAGTGAGAGGAGCAGGACATCAAGTGCCAAGTTTTCAGCCTGCTAGAGCCCTTTCATTAGCTAAGCACTTCCTTGAAGGAACACAACTCTCCAATTCTACAACACATAAAATAATAGcctag